In Methanococcoides sp. LMO-2, the genomic stretch GAAGAACATCCGTTCAATGGTCGATGGGAAAAAGATGGTTGGCACAGCTGTCACAGTACAGACCTTCGAGGGAGACTGGGCAAAAAGCGTCGAAGCCATCGAGGTTGCAGGCGAGGGGGATGTCATTGTGATCTACAATGGAAGCCCTCATATTGCACCATGGGGAGGACTTGCCACCCTCAGCTGCCTGAACAAGGGCATTGCAGGGATCGTCATTGATGGTGCCGTAAGGGATATTGATGAGATAAGGAATATCGGCCTTCCGGTGTTTGCAACCAGCAACGTTCCTAATGCAGGCGACCCGAAAGGTTTTGGAGAGATTAACGCCACCATCAACTGTGGCACCCAGGTGGTCAACCCGGGAGATTACATCATAGGCGATGACAATGGTGTAGTTGTGGTGCAAAAGGAACGTGCATATGAAATAGCAAGGCGTGCAAAAGAGGTGGAGAAGAACGAGAAACGCCTCTATGAAGAAATAAAGCGCGGAAGTACGCTTTCCGAGGTACTTAAACTCAAAAAATGGGAGAAAATGTGATGATCGAACTTCTGAAGGTACTAGTCTGTGCCCCATTCCTGATCTATGCCTGCTACTCCGATATAAAATCAAGAAGAGTTACCAACAGACTCTGGCCAAAAATGCTTGGAGCAGGCGCCATATTCATGCTATATGATGCTTACAGGTTTGGCATCCCATACATCAAATGGACAGCTATCTCCTTCATACTTATCTTCACATTCGTTTACATATTGTTCTACCTGAATGCCTTTGGTGGCGCCGATGCAAAGGTCCTGATGGTGATATCACTTATATTGCCGATCTACCCTGCAATGGAACTCTTCGGCAGACAGCTGCCCATCTTCGGAATACCACCGCTTAACCTTTTCACATTCAGCGTATTTGGAAATTCGGTCATCCTGACAATAATAGTTCCTATAGGGCTATTCCTTTACAACATGACACAGCCTTCATTGAAAGAGACACTGAAGAAACCACATTACATGTTCGTTGGATACAGGACGCCTGTCTCAAAACTTGACAAACCTCACATAAGACTGATGGAAGCTTTCGAAGAGATTGACAACGAGATCAGGAATAAGTTCACCACTTCAGGTACAAAACTTGACGATGAGACGATCTCCAGACTACAGGAATATGCAGAAAAAGGCCTTATCGATGAAAGAGTATGGGTCACACCCGGCCTGCCATTCATGATTCCAATAACTGCCGGATTCATAGCAGCAGTGGTATACGGTGACCTCATATTCCAGCTCACACTGAACTTCCTGCTCTGAGAAGCTCATTTAGAACCTTTCAAATAACGGGTGATCTCTTCCATGAAGACTGGCCCGTACTTTTTTAATTTGAACTCACCGACGCCTGTAATGTCAAGGAACTCCTCGTTCCTGATAGGATACTTTACCGCCATCTGACGAAGACTTGTATCCGCAAAGATGATGTAAGGCGGAACGTCCTCATCCTCTGCCAGTCTTTTTCTTAACTTCTTAAGCCGGTCGAACAACTTTTTGTCGGGGCGTGATATAGGGGTTGGAACCCTCTTTGACTTTTTAGTAGCAGTGGACTTCTTTGATGCAGTTGTCTTAGAGGTAGTCTTTTTAGAAGTGGTGCTCTTTGAATTGGAAGTCTTTGAAACAGAAGTACTTGAACGAGCATTATTTGAGCTATTGCTCTTTGAAGTCGGTGATCTTGAAATTGTAGTTTTGGGTTTCCCGGGTTTCGCCGCAACCGCATCAGACGGCCGCGTCAACCAGACCTCTCCACCCGCAAGAACTTCCCGGCTCTGTTTGTTCAGGTTTAACAGAGGATATTTCGCCCCTTTAACATCAAGGAAACCAAGACGAACCATCTCCCTTGCCATATCGAGCCATTCGGACTTCGTGTAGCCCTCACCGGTAGCATAGCTTTTGAGACGGTCATGCTTGTAGCTTTTTATCTTCTTTGCCCGGGAACCTGAGATTATATCCACCACATGCGTCAGGCCAAAGCGTTCATTGACCTCGTCCACACAAGACAACAGCACCCTTGCAGCCTCCGAGGCATCATAAGTATCACGTGGCTTAAGGCAGACATCGCACCCGCCACAATAATCGGATTCCAGTTCCTCTCCGAAATAACCAAGCAAGACCTTCCTGCGGCATGTCGTGCTTTCACAGAAATCGATCATTTCCCGGAGTTTAACCGTTGCAATATCACGTTCGGACTTTTTCGACATCTTATCGATGAAGTACTTGATCTTGTACCAATCACCACGACTGAAATACAGGACACATTCACATTCAAGACCGTCACGGCCACCCCTACCGGTTTCCTGATAGTATCCCTCAATGTTCTTGGGAAGGTCATAGTGGACGACAAACCTCACATTCGGTTTGTCAATACCCATACCAAATGCCACTGTCGCCACGATTATGTCAACATCATCCCTTATGAAGCGTTCCTGGTGTTCATGTCTTTTGGAATCTGACAGGCCCGCATGATAGGGCAAAGTATGAAAACCTTTGTTGTTGAGCTTCCTGGAAAGGGATTCCACGCTCTTTCGGCTGTTGCAGTAGATGATTCCCGAATCGCCATCATGGCTTTTGAGGAGATCTTCCAGATCACCAAATGTGTTCTTTTTCTGTCGGATCTCATAGGAAAGATTGCTGCGATTAAAACTTGCCACATATACAGAAGGAGACCTCAGCTTGAGCATTTTAATAGTGTCATCCTTGACCTTCGGTGTGGCGGTTGCAGTCAGCCCAATAACCGGAATGTCAGGGAACTTTTCCTTCAAAAACCCAAGACGACGGTATTCAGGCCTGAAGTCGTGGCCCCATTGTGAAATGCAATGTGCCTCATCGATGGCGAACAGGCTGATATTCACATACTTGAGAAGTTCCAGAGTACTTTTCATACAAAGTCTTTCAGGAGCAACATATAGTATTTTCACATGACCATCCACTATGGCACGTGTGGTCTCCTGTTGCTCGCGATAGCTTAACGTGCTGTTAAGATAAGCAGCAGCTATCCCGTTGCTGACCAAGCCATCCACCTGATCCTTCATAAGGGATATAAGAGGAGACACCACGATAGCAAGACCATCCATCATAAGGGCAGGGATCTGGTAGCAGATGGACTTCCCACCCCCGGTAGGCATCAGTACGAAAGTGTCCTTCCCGTCAAGGACATCCCTGATGATATCCTCCTGAAGGGGGCGGAATTCGCTGTAGCCGAAGTATTTCTGGAGTGTCCTGTGCATGTTGAATACCGATGATCATCTGATGTTTATTCTACTAAAGAAGCTACAGATATTTAAGAGCAGAGCATGCGGAGTGAAAGTGTTCAAGCCCTTTAAAACCACGGATAATTCAGATAGACATAAATTGTCAACAATAAACAAAATGGAAAACTACTATTAAGTCATATGTTCCATCGATAGCATTAAAACCAACAAACATATTAAGCACAGCATATTTAAGAAACCCACTAATATTAACTAACATTGATTAACTGATCATCATCACATCACAACCGGAGTTCATTTTCATGGTAAAAGTCGAGAAATTCATACCTAAAGCGATAGACAGGATCAAAGAAAAGGCCAAAGGGAAGACGATTGTAGGACTTTCCGGCGGAGTTGACAGCTCGGT encodes the following:
- a CDS encoding A24 family peptidase C-terminal domain-containing protein, which produces MIELLKVLVCAPFLIYACYSDIKSRRVTNRLWPKMLGAGAIFMLYDAYRFGIPYIKWTAISFILIFTFVYILFYLNAFGGADAKVLMVISLILPIYPAMELFGRQLPIFGIPPLNLFTFSVFGNSVILTIIVPIGLFLYNMTQPSLKETLKKPHYMFVGYRTPVSKLDKPHIRLMEAFEEIDNEIRNKFTTSGTKLDDETISRLQEYAEKGLIDERVWVTPGLPFMIPITAGFIAAVVYGDLIFQLTLNFLL
- the recQ gene encoding DNA helicase RecQ, with product MHRTLQKYFGYSEFRPLQEDIIRDVLDGKDTFVLMPTGGGKSICYQIPALMMDGLAIVVSPLISLMKDQVDGLVSNGIAAAYLNSTLSYREQQETTRAIVDGHVKILYVAPERLCMKSTLELLKYVNISLFAIDEAHCISQWGHDFRPEYRRLGFLKEKFPDIPVIGLTATATPKVKDDTIKMLKLRSPSVYVASFNRSNLSYEIRQKKNTFGDLEDLLKSHDGDSGIIYCNSRKSVESLSRKLNNKGFHTLPYHAGLSDSKRHEHQERFIRDDVDIIVATVAFGMGIDKPNVRFVVHYDLPKNIEGYYQETGRGGRDGLECECVLYFSRGDWYKIKYFIDKMSKKSERDIATVKLREMIDFCESTTCRRKVLLGYFGEELESDYCGGCDVCLKPRDTYDASEAARVLLSCVDEVNERFGLTHVVDIISGSRAKKIKSYKHDRLKSYATGEGYTKSEWLDMAREMVRLGFLDVKGAKYPLLNLNKQSREVLAGGEVWLTRPSDAVAAKPGKPKTTISRSPTSKSNSSNNARSSTSVSKTSNSKSTTSKKTTSKTTASKKSTATKKSKRVPTPISRPDKKLFDRLKKLRKRLAEDEDVPPYIIFADTSLRQMAVKYPIRNEEFLDITGVGEFKLKKYGPVFMEEITRYLKGSK